The sequence TGCCCTGCCGGCGAATCGCAAGCAGTCCGAAGACCAGCCCCAGCACCGTCGAGGCCAGCGTGCCGGCCAGGATACCCAGCTCGGTACTCAGGCCACTGTAGTGGCTGAGCATATAGCCGGTGATGTAGCCGCCGCAGGCAAAGAATGCCGCATGCCCGAACGACAGCAGCCCGGCATAGCCCAACAGCAGGTTGAAAGCGCAGGCGAACAGCGCGAAGCACAGCAGTTTCATCAGGAACACGGGGTAGATCATCATCGGCGCGACCAATGCCAACCCCAGCAGCACCATGTAGAACACGTACTTGCGGCGAAGCGCGGCGCGGCGGCGCTCGCGTTCGGCATTGGCGCGCAGGCTCATCGGCGATGCTGGAACGCTTTGTTGAGTCGACATGTTCACGCCTCCTTACCGAACAGACCTGCGGGACGAACGAGCAGGACCAGTACCATGATCACGAAGATCACCGTGTTTGCCGCCTCCGGATAGAACACCTTGGTCAGACCCTCGATCAGCCCCATGGCCAGACCGGTGATGATCGCGCCCATGATCGAACCCATGCCGCCGATCACCACCACCGCGAACACCACGATCAGCAGGTTCGACCCCATGCCGGGCGTCACCGCGTAGATCGGCGCTGCCAGCACGCCGGCAAAGGCGGCCAGTGCGACGCCGTACCCATAGGTCAAGGTGATCAGCAGCGGCACGTTGATGCCGAATGCCTGCATGAGCCTGGGGTTTTCGGTGCCGGCGCGCAGATAGGAGCCCAGGCGGGTCCGCTCGATCATGTACCAGGTGGCGAAACACACCGTCAGCGCCGCGACGATGACCCAGCCACGGTACGTGGGCAGGAACATGAAACCCAGGTTGTGCCCGCCCTTGAGCATTTCCGGCATCGGATAGGACGACCCCGAGACGCCGAACAGCTTGACGAAACTGCCCTCCACGATCAGCGCCAGGCCAAAGGTCAGCAGCAGACCGTACAGGTGGTCCTCACCGGCAATGCGCCGCAGCAGGCCGCGCTCGATCATCACGCCCAGTAGCCCGACCAGCAGCGGCGACAGCAGCAGCGCAGCCCAGTAATTGATGCCCAGGTAGTTCAGGCCGAGGAACGCGGCGAAGGCGCCGAGCATGTACTGGGCCCCATGGGCGAAATTGATGATCCTCAGCAGACCGAAGATGATCGCCAGACCAAGGCTCAGCAGCGCGTAGAACGACCCGTTGATCAGACCGAGCAACAGTTGCCCTAGGAGAACGCTCAGGGGGACGCCGAAAACAAGAGTCATGATTCGCTACCCAGAAATGTCCGTGTCGCCCCGGCCTGCGGCCGGGGAATGGCTCGGTTCAGGTTGTCAGTTCCCACTGACCAGC is a genomic window of Stutzerimonas stutzeri containing:
- a CDS encoding branched-chain amino acid ABC transporter permease; translated protein: MTLVFGVPLSVLLGQLLLGLINGSFYALLSLGLAIIFGLLRIINFAHGAQYMLGAFAAFLGLNYLGINYWAALLLSPLLVGLLGVMIERGLLRRIAGEDHLYGLLLTFGLALIVEGSFVKLFGVSGSSYPMPEMLKGGHNLGFMFLPTYRGWVIVAALTVCFATWYMIERTRLGSYLRAGTENPRLMQAFGINVPLLITLTYGYGVALAAFAGVLAAPIYAVTPGMGSNLLIVVFAVVVIGGMGSIMGAIITGLAMGLIEGLTKVFYPEAANTVIFVIMVLVLLVRPAGLFGKEA